ACAGACATGGTGATGGTCAAGACAACGACTAATGAAGAGGGAATCATGGATAGGGCCACACAAATGGCATAGATAGCTACCCTTTTATCTACGTCAAACTTTTGAGAGGCCATGACGATGATAGCAAAAAGTACGGCAATCCAGAAAAGCAATACCGCCAACTTAGACAGTTTCCTGTGCAGGGGCGTACCGACATTTGTACCTAAAAATGCACCAGTAACTTTCTTTGTAGATATCCATGTATTCTGTAACCACGACTTACTAGGATCGCGGGAAATGAGACCTGAATCACCTTGTAGAGATTTTGCAATTTTACCAATTTCACTATTCAAAGCTGTCTTGATGACAATACCCTTGGCTCTTCCCTTGACAACGGcggatgaagaaaatgctaAATTCAAACGATCACCCACGGaggtttcttcttcttttccaaacACTAAGTTGGCGTCTTTGGAGACAGGCAAAGATTCACCGGTCAGTAGTGATTCATCAGTATCAAAATTCTTAGTTTCAATTAAACGCAAATCAGCAGGAATAGTATCACCGACCTTCACCAGACAAATATCACCTGGAACCACATCTTTTGAGTTTATAGTCTCACTTTTCCCGTTCCTAATAACATGAGCATTGGGAGAGctcaagtttttcaaagagttCATTGTCTTGGTAGCCTTATATTCTTGAACTAGGCCAATGAGCACATTGACCGCGataacaaaagaaataacGCCACCAGTAATCCAGTCGCGCACAGCGAAAGAGATCGCCATGGATATTACCAAGACCATAATCATTGCATTACATACCTGATGGAGGACCATTGCTTTATAGTCAATTTTGGTATCATCACCCAATGTGTTCTCTCCCACTGCTTTCAGTCTGCGGAGGGACTCATCTTGAGTAAGACCTTCAGTCAGACTTGTGCCTATAAATTCAGCGGCTTCTTCTGTAGTCAATGTGTGATAAGCAttgaattcttcattattgttttctttgacaGTTCCCTCGCTCAtcgaaaattttcaattatgTGTACAAAGATTTTTCCTCAGTGAGTACATACGTTATCTGATAAGCAAAATACGAATATGAATAACGTTGATTTGGTTAACGTATTCTCGATGTAAAGGAtgaaggaaaataaaattctttcctCTTTCTTTGCCTCGAGAGATAATATGGAgatttaaagaagaaaacatcaGCCTCACAATTACACCGCGCGGTGATATAAGgattttgataaaagaatatatgtGAGTTGAATTTGAACGTCCTGGAAGGAAAAGTCTTGACGAAATAAACGCATTAATTTTCTAATTCTACAAGAATTTAACTAATCCTGTATTGAAATTCATAATTTTAGTTAAGAACCCTGTCATACGCGTAACGTAACTGTATCTGTTTCATGATTTACAACGGCAGCAATAAGAGTATAGCAGTAGTATTCCTCTAAGACATATTTGAACTAGAAAACATACTATTTAGGCTTGTTTATGTTCAGAACCTGTGAAAAGTTCGTTTAtagtaaataaaaaaacaaataacaaaataaatGTAAATATCTAAATATATGAAATgaataaggaaaaagataGGGAGCACTTAATAGGCCCTGCCTATCATTGTTTAATACCAATATTAACTTCTGTATGGATTGTAGTAGAAGTACTATACGCTTCGAATGGATCGCGCTTATTGTTACTCTCCAAATCATTCTCCGGGTTGTGCGCTCTCTGAGTTTTGAAATAGCGCCTCTTTCCACACTTGTAAAGTTCAGCACCTATCCAGAATGCAATTGTGAATGCAATGGCGAGACCCCATTCAGCACCAATTGGTTTATGCAAAAACACTTTATCATTAATAACCGGAATATAGACGACGGGGAAGGCTGACACAAATCCAAAAATGATTGACCAGAACAAAAACTGGTTTCCCCAAATActtctgaaaaattccTTGACTGGGCTGTCAGTGTCTGGATGCATTCTGAAAAAGGATCTTCTCATGTCAACCACTTCCCAAGCCAGAATCAAAGCGCACCACGTCATGGTTGCGAAAGCCGCAGAACGTGATCTATAAACATCACGACAACTGCTGTTATAGGTGCCATCACAATCGTGCCCCAATCTACCACTATTTATTCCATACAGTGATCCAGTAAATGAAGCCATACAGGACCCTGTCATTATAATCCCATATGCAAATGTATCTATAATAACCTCCCACGTGAAAATACCAACCTCTGAATCATGAGGAGGTCTATCCATCAAATCTGGAGCAGCCTTTTCTAGACCTAGCCCCATAGCAGGAAAACAAGAGGTGACGACAATAATCCACAATACTTCCACTGGTGATAAGGGAAATACTGATTTTCCGTTCTCATCTCTGAATACTAAACCAATGATCAAATACAAAGCCTGAGCAACATTTTCTGCCAATAATTGTAGGACAAACTTCTGAATGTTATCCGTCATCCTACGACCTTCTTCGACAGCATTCAAAATAGAAGCAAAATTGTCATCGCTTAGAACAATATCAGACGCTTCTTTGGAAACATCTGAACCATTAATACCCATTGCAATACCAACATTGGCCATTTTTAGAGATGGAGAATCGTTAACACCGTCACCTGTCATTGCGCAGAACTTCTTCCTACGGTGTAAAGCTTCGATCATTCTCACCTTAGTCTGCGGAGAGCAACGTGCAATAACTAAAGGTAAGACGGGCAAATCGTCCACTTCCTCCTCACTTAGTCCGTCAAACTGAGATCCGGTCATGACCATACTGTCAACAATCTCTTGGGAGTAATGGTACAAATTGGTGGGTAAGATGCCAACCTCCTGAGCGATAGCCTTTGCTGTACCCACAAAGTCCCCAGTTAACATATGAACGTTAATACCAGCTTGGTGAAACTTCTTGACTGCACCGGCAGTCTCATTTCTGGGTGGATCGTAAATACCAATCAACCCTAGGAAAACTAAATCACTTTCTGCGGTGGCCCTGTTTGAAGTaatgtttttcaattgatcGTCATTCACTTGATCTTTAGTGAAAGATTTGGAGGCAAAACCCAAGACTCTTAAACCCTCATTTGATAGACTGTAAACATTTTTCCTTATCGTTTCGACATCACAATCGGTCAATGGTGTGATTTTTACACCATCCTTACCATACCAAGAACTGCAACAACTGATGATGCTTTCGAAAGCACCCTTGCCATAAATATTATATGTTTCGTTGTGATTGTTGTAGTAGACAGATGACATTCGCTTCACAGTTGAGTCGAATGGGAATTCAGCAATATGTTCGAATTGTGCACTGCCAGGCTTCTCATTGTGTTGTGAAAGAGAGGATTGGTCATTCTCATTACTTTGATTAGTCGATTTCTCACCGGTAAGGGCATTGTGAGGCAAGTCCATCTTAGTAGCAAACACTTGAATCGCAATTTCTGTTGGGTCACCATGAGCTTTCCAACAGTCAGTTGCGtcatctttgaaaacagTAGCAATGTTAGCCAAAGTGGCGGTTTCGAgccatttttgaaatagatCCATGTCAATATCTTCTGGTAAATCTTTTTCGTATAGGCGATCCTTGAAATTCTGGAGAATACCAACGTCACCATCCTCATTATGAGAATATTCGTAAGGTGAAAACCTTGGAATCAAACTCACGTTGCCCTCATTGGGATTAAAGGGGTCATCAGAATTCGAGATAGTTATGGTACCAAAGCGAGGGATCCAAATTTGCCTCGCTAACATTTTACCCTGTGTAAGAGTACCGGTCTTGTCAGAACAGATATCGTTAACGGCACCTAAAGCTTCCAGAGAATCTAATTTTCTTACAATAACGTTTCTAGAAACCATAACAGCAGCCCCAACAGACATGGTGATGGTCAAGACAACGACTAATGAAGAGGGAATCATGGATAGGGCCACACAAATGGCATAGATAGCTACCCTTTTATCTACGTCAAACTTTTGAGAGGCCATGACGATGATAGC
This is a stretch of genomic DNA from Saccharomyces cerevisiae S288C chromosome IV, complete sequence. It encodes these proteins:
- the ENA2 gene encoding Na(+)-exporting P-type ATPase ENA2 (P-type ATPase sodium pump; involved in Na+ efflux to allow salt tolerance; likely not involved in Li+ efflux); protein product: MSEGTVKENNNEEFNAYHTLTTEEAAEFIGTSLTEGLTQDESLRRLKAVGENTLGDDTKIDYKAMVLHQVCNAMIMVLVISMAISFAVRDWITGGVISFVIAVNVLIGLVQEYKATKTMNSLKNLSSPNAHVIRNGKSETINSKDVVPGDICLVKVGDTIPADLRLIETKNFDTDESLLTGESLPVSKDANLVFGKEEETSVGDRLNLAFSSSAVVKGRAKGIVIKTALNSEIGKIAKSLQGDSGLISRDPSKSWLQNTWISTKKVTGAFLGTNVGTPLHRKLSKLAVLLFWIAVLFAIIVMASQKFDVDKRVAIYAICVALSMIPSSLVVVLTITMSVGAAVMVSRNVIVRKLDSLEALGAVNDICSDKTGTLTQGKMLARQIWIPRFGTITISNSDDPFNPNEGNVSLIPRFSPYEYSHNEDGDVGILQNFKDRLYEKDLPEDIDMDLFQKWLETATLANIATVFKDDATDCWKAHGDPTEIAIQVFATKMDLPHNALTGEKSTNQSNENDQSSLSQHNEKPGSAQFEHIAEFPFDSTVKRMSSVYYNNHNETYNIYGKGAFESIISCCSSWYGKDGVKITPLTDCDVETIRKNVYSLSNEGLRVLGFASKSFTKDQVNDDQLKNITSNRATAESDLVFLGLIGIYDPPRNETAGAVKKFHQAGINVHMLTGDFVGTAKAIAQEVGILPTNLYHYSQEIVDSMVMTGSQFDGLSEEEVDDLPVLPLVIARCSPQTKVRMIEALHRRKKFCAMTGDGVNDSPSLKMANVGIAMGINGSDVSKEASDIVLSDDNFASILNAVEEGRRMTDNIQKFVLQLLAENVAQALYLIIGLVFRDENGKSVFPLSPVEVLWIIVVTSCFPAMGLGLEKAAPDLMDRPPHDSEVGIFTWEVIIDTFAYGIIMTGSCMASFTGSLYGINSGRLGHDCDGTYNSSCRDVYRSRSAAFATMTWCALILAWEVVDMRRSFFRMHPDTDSPVKEFFRSIWGNQFLFWSIIFGFVSAFPVVYIPVINDKVFLHKPIGAEWGLAIAFTIAFWIGAELYKCGKRRYFKTQRAHNPENDLESNNKRDPFEAYSTSTTIHTEVNIGIKQ